A region of Plectropomus leopardus isolate mb chromosome 16, YSFRI_Pleo_2.0, whole genome shotgun sequence DNA encodes the following proteins:
- the opn8b gene encoding opsin 8, group member b gives MDIYTSTLSPAVDIGTGCYLLVVAVLSIVGNMLVLIMAVKRSSSMKPPELLSVNLAVTDLGAAVTMYPLAVASAWSHRWIGGDVTCVFYGLVGFLFGVASIMNLTILAIVRFIVSLNLQSPHEKIGWRKVKMLCMWTWLYALIWALCPILGWGRYGPEPFGLSCSLAWGQMKHEGFSFVISMFSFNLLMPTVIIIFCYFGIAIKLYFTYKTSMNSNRVPNIIKLHRRLLVIAVLISVGFIACWAPYGMVSLWSIFRDSSTIPPEVTLLPCMFAKSSTVYNPLIYYIFSQSFKREVKQMHCFCTGPNLCHISNSVHDNSIFMVSAEVKSKVEARSTVQEIAD, from the exons CTGTTCTCTCCATCGTGGGAAACATGCTTGTACTTATCATGGCAGTCAAAAGGTCGTCAAGTATGAAACCCCCGGAGCTGCTGAGCGTGAACCTGGCGGTGACAGATTTGGGAGCAGCTGTCACCATGTACCCCCTGGCCGTGGCCTCTGCCTGGAGCCACCGCTGGATCGGGGGGGATGTTACGTGTGTCTTTTACGGCCTGGTCGGGTTCCTCTTCGGCGTCGCCAGCATCATGAACCTGACCATCCTGGCCATAGTGCGCTTCATTGTGTCCCTCAATCTGCAGTCACCCC ATGAGAAGATCGGCTGGAGGAAGGTGAAGATGCTGTGCATGTGGACCTGGCTGTACGCGCTCATCTGGGCTCTGTGCCCCATCCTGGGCTGGGGACGGTACGGCCCGGAGCCCTTTGGACTGTCCTGCTCTCTCGCCTGGGGACAAATGAAACATGAGGGATTTTCATTTGTTATCTCCATGTTCTCTTTCAACCTCCTCATGCCTactgtcatcatcattttcTGTTACTTTGGCATCGCCATCAAGCTCTATTTCACCTACAAGACGTCTATGAACAGCAACCGAGTCCCCAATATCATCAAGCTCCATCGGAGGCTGTTAGTG ATCGCCGTGCTCATCAGTGTAGGCTTCATAGCCTGCTGGGCGCCTTACGGCATGGTAAGCCTGTGGTCTATTTTCCGTGACAGTAGCACCATCCCTCCTGAAGTCACCCTCCTCCCGTGCATGTTTGCAAAGAGCTCCACCGTATACAATCCTTTGATCTACTACATCTTCAGCCAGAGCTTCAAAAGGGAGGTAAAGCAGATGCACTGTTTCTGCACCGGCCCTAACCTATGCCACATCTCCAACAGCGTCCACGACAACAGCATTTTTATGGTCAGCGCTGAAGTCAAGTCCAAAGTGGAAGCACGGTCTACTGTGCAAGAGATCGCGGACTGA